From Desulfurococcus sp.:
CCATTCCCGGCTTCAGCCCCTTCTCACCGTGACGGTACTCCAGGGCCTTCACCGGTTAGCTGGGTCGCGCCTATTCAGGCGCCCCCAGTCCGCCTATCCAGAGGCGTCGGAGACGGGGCTTGCGTTGCCGCACCTACCCCCGCGGCACGGGAGTATTAACCCGTTTCCCTTTCCCCGGCTCCGTGTTACGGGCCGGGTTAGGACCGGCTAACCCTCGGCCGACGACCGTTGCCGAGGAACCCTTGCCCTTTCCGGCGGAGGGGATTCCCACCCCTCTTCGCTGTTACTGCCGCCGGGATCTTCACCCGGATCGGGTCCACCGGACCTCACGGCCCGGCTTCTGCCCCGACCCGGCGCCCGCCTACCGGATCACGGCTCCAGCGGAGCCGTGCCCCGGGGTCTCGGCGGCCGGCTTAAGCCCCGACCAATCTTCGGGGCCCCGCGGCTCGGCGGGTGAGCTGTTACGCACTCCTTAGAGGATGGCTGCTGTTAGGCCCACCTCCCCGCTGTCTAAGCCGCGGGACGCCCTTTGGCTTGGCACTTAGCCGGCACTTTGGGGCCTTAACCCCGGTCTGGGTTGTTCCCCTCTCGGCTCCCAGGCTTACCCCGGGAAGCCCCACTCCCGCCTTCTACGGCGGCTACGGGTTCGGAGTTGGACCGGGGACCGAGGCCTTTCGGCCTCCGCATCCCCGATCCGTAGCTCTACCCCGTAGCCTGCCTCCGGCGGGGCTGGGCTGAGACCCACTTCGGCGGGAACCAGCTATCACCGGGCTAGATTGGTCTTTCGCCCCTAGACGGGGGTCATGGGAACGAATTGCACGTCAGAACCCTTTCGGGCCTCCACCGGGGTTTCCCCCGGCTTCACCCTGCCCCCGCCTAGATCGCCCGGTTTCTGGTCCCACGGCAGTGACTCCAGGCCCTTTGGGACCCCGCCCCTCACCGCCTCACGGCGGCTGCGGGCTTGTCGGTTTCCCTGCGCCTACGGGGATCCACCCCCTTAAGCTCGCCACTGCCGTGGACTCCCCGGCCCGTGTTTCAAGACGGACGGCGCGACCCTGGTCCACCCGCCTCGTACTCCCGGGTTGCCCCGGTTTCCTTCAGCGGGCTTCACTCCTTTAGGGCCGCGCCGTATGTAGCCGCCTGGTTTCAGGCTCTTTTCACCCCCCTTGCGGGGTGCTTTTCAGCTTTCCCTCACGGTACTTAGTTCGCTATCGGTCTCGGGACGTATTTAGCCTTGGAGGTCGGTGACCCCCAACTTCCCACGGCAAAACCAAGCCGTGGTACTCTGCTCCACGGCGCAGGCCCCCACCGTTTAGCCTACGGGGCTGTCACCCTCTACGGCGGGCCGTTCCAGGCCACTTCGGCTACAGCGGGTCGGCCTGCTGGGGTCGAACCCCAGCCGTGGAGCCTTTAACCCCACATCCCTCCACGGTCATCCCGTGGAGGTTTGGTCTGGGCTGTCCCCCTTTCGGTCGCCCCTACTCAGGGGATCCCATTTTGGTTTCTTCTCCTCCCCCTACTAAGATGTTTCCGTTCGGGGGGTTCCCGCCCGGTACTCCCCTTACGGGTTTCCCGGGCGCCGCAGGCTTGAAGCCCGCGGCAGGAAGTCCCATTCGGCGATCCCGGGTTCAACGGCTGCCTGCGCCTACCCCGGGCTTATCGCAGCTTGCCACGGCCTTCCTCGGCGCCCGAGCCGAGCCATCCACCAGGCGGCGTCTGCGCCGCGCCCGTGGGGGCGAGAGGCAGGGTTCCCTGGGACTCGATTAGTACCCCTGCGTCCAGGCGTCCTGCAGCGCTCATAACCCCTGGTTCAACCAGGGGGTTCACGCCTTCACACGGGTGTTAGACCCGTGTTGCATCTACAAGGGAGGCAGCCCCTCTAAAGCCTGCTTCCAGCCCTGACCCCACCCTTCGGCGGGGTTCAGGAGGTGATCCAGCCGCACCTTCCGGTACGGCTACCTTGTTACGACTTCTCCCCCCTCAGGGAGGGAGAGTTCGACCCAGCCCGAGGGGCCAGGCCTCACTCTCCCTCCCCTCGGGTGGAGCGACGGGCGGTGTGTGCAAGGAGCAGGGACGTATTCACCGCGCGATGTTGACGCGCGGTTACTAGGGATTCCGCGTTCACGAGGGCGAGTTGCAGCCCTCGATCCCAACTACGGCGGGGTTTGAGGGATTACCTCCCCCTTTCGGGGTCGGATCCCGCTGTCCCCGCCATTGTAGCCCGCGTGTAGCCCGGGGGATTCGGGGCATGCTGACCTGCCGTGGCCCCCTCCTTCCTCCGCCTTGAACGGCGGCAGTCCCCCTAATGTGCCCCGGAGCCGTAGCCCCGGGTAGCAATTAGGGGTGGGGGTCTCGCTCGTTTCCGGACTTAACCGGACATCTCACGACACGAGCTGGCGACGGCCATGCACCTCCTCTCAGCGCGTCAGGCAAGGCCTTTAACCTGGCCGTCATCCTGCTGTCTCCCCCGGTGAGATTCCCGGCGTTGACTCCAATTAAACCGCAGGCTCCACCCCTTGTGGTGCTCCCCCGCCAATTCCTTTGAGTTTCAGCCTTGCGGCCGTACTCCCCAGGCGGCGGGCTTAACGGCTTCCCTGCGGCACTGGGTGGGCTCTAAGCCCACCCAACACCTAGCCCGCATCGTTTACAGCCGGGACTACCCGGGTATCTAATCCGGTTCGCTCCCCCGGCTTTCGCCCCTCACCGTCGGGCGTGTTCCAGCCGAGCGCCTTCGCCACTGGTGGTCCTCCCGGGATTATAGGATTTCGCCCCTACCCCGGGAGTACCCTCGGCCTCTCCCACCCCCTAGCCTGGCAGTATCCCCTCCAACCCCCAGGTTGAGCCTGGGGATTTAGGAGGGGACTTACCAGGCCGGCTACGGGCGCTTTAGGCCCAATAATCATCCCGACCATTCGCGTCGGGGTCCGCTGTGAGGCGGAGCCCCTGATCTCGCGGGGCTGGTATTACCGCGGCGGCTGACACCAGTCTTGCCCCCCGCTTATTCCCCCGCCTTCTTACAGCGGGGAAAAGCCCCCGTAAGGGGGCACTCGGGGTGACCCCGTCACGGTTTCCCGCATTGCGGAGGTTTCGCGCCTGGTGCGCCCCGTAGGGCCTGGGCCCTTGTCTCAGTGCCCATCTGGGGGCTCCCGCTCTCACGGCCCCTACCCGTTATCGGCTTGGCGGGCCGTTACCCCGCCAACTACCTGATGGGCCGCAGCCCCATCCTCGGGCGGGGTAGCAGCGTTAAACCCCTGCTACCCCCTTTCAGGGAGGAACCCTTCCAGGCCTCCTCCCCTATGGGGGATTAGCACCAGTTTCCCGGTGTTATCCCCCTCCCGAGGGTAGGTTAGCCACGTGTTACTCAGCCGTCCGCCACGCCCCGCAGCGGCGGGGCGTTCGACTTCCATGGCTTAGCCCCACCCCGATAGCGGTCGGGACCGGCAGGATCAACCGGAGTTGCGGCCGCTTGGGTGGGGTCAGGGTTTCCGGCGTGGCTTAGAGGGGCTGCCTCCCGTCGGATCCAAGCTCTCGAGGGGTAAGTGCCCCTCGGCTGGCTTGGATCCCCATTGTTGAGCTGGTAAGCGTCTGTATTCTAGTTGTAATGTTAAGGGTTTATATACTTTATGGCTTCTTGAACGTTCACGCCTAGTAGTGTACCCGCGGCGGGAGACCAGCTTATCACTCACCGGGCTACGCCCGGCGTCCAAGTGATGCCGCCGCCGGGTGCGCCGCGGGCTGTGACATGTGACCTCCTAGGGGAGTATTAATTGTTTATGAGGGCGAGGAGTGAGGGTATAGTGTAGTCGGGAGTACACTCACCCTTATTCTTCAGCCATCCTCTATCCACGAGTACAGATCTAACTCTAGCACGCTTTGCTGCAATACAGTCAACGATTCTATCACCAATGTACACGGCTTCACTAGAGTCAACTCCAGTAGCCTTCAAAGCCCTTAAGAGTACATCAGGCTCAGGCTTCCCTCTAACACCCGGCTCAACACCTGATATAGTCTTGAAGAACCTAGTTAAACCAAAGTACTCTAGGAAGAGCTCTAGTCTCTCCCTCACGCTCGAGGATGCAACACCAAGCGTGAAGCCGTTGGAGGAAAGATACTCTAAGACAGGGGGGACATCAGGGTAAACCCTCACGCGTTTAAACCAGTTCTCGCTCACAAGCCTCCTCCTAACCTCAGTAAACTCTCTAAGCTTCTCCTCGCTTACACCACCGAGGATTACTCTCACGAGGGATTCAAGAGGATAACCTATCATCTCCCTGACTAGCTCAGGGTCTACTTGAATCCCTGTAAGCCTTCCAGCCTCCGTGAAACTCCACACTATGAAGTCCTCGCTATCCACGAGAGTACCATCAAGGTCGAAGAGAACTAGTTTAACTCCTAGGAGAGCTGGGTGAACCATTAAAACCACTCCTCGAAAACCTTCCTCAGGATTTCTACAAGCCCCCTCCCACCCGGTGAAGCTGCCCGTATATTGCATGCTTCAACGAGTTCTCTATCAGAGCCTCCGACAGCAGCTTTAAACCCGAGGCGCTTAATAAAATCTAAATCCATAACGCTATCGCCCACCCCGAGAGCCTCCTCACTGCTAACCCCGAGCCTCCTGAGAACATAGTCGACTGCAACACCCTTACTAACACTCTTAGAGTGAACGTGGAGAGCGTAGCCGCTGTAGTCTACCGTGAACCCGCTGAAATTAAACTCCACGTACTCCTTCAACTCCTCAGCCAGCACAGCCGCCCTACCCCTGTGCTCACCTCGAATCCTCAACGCGAAATCATAGAGCCTAAACCTATTCTGCCAGGAGTCCTCGACGAACTCACTAAACCTCTCCAGGATATCATGGTACACGTAGCGAGCCGACTTATCTGCAAGCTCCACTAAACCCCACTCATCATAGTAGACTAGAGCACCAGACTCCGCGATCACAGGTCCATTTAAACCCATATACCTGGACAACCCGACTACTACTGGGAGAGCATTACTAGAGACTAGTGATACTAGAACCCCTCTCTCAGCCACCCTGCGGAGAGCATCTACTGCCTCAAGCGAGATCAAGTAGCTACCCCTGTCAACTGTTAGCGTTCCATCCACGTCTGTAAACACTACTCTAACAGGCAGACGCCACCACCCCGCACAGGTAGATGAGTAAGGAGATTTAAATGACGTAAAGATATATAAAGGAGACCTGTATATACTGTATATAGCAGTATAGTTTAACCATATGCTGATAGTAAAAAGCAATAATAGGTGTGCATAGGATGGATCGCGCATTAGATATAGATATCGAGGTGGCAATTATCGCAGACTACATGAACTTCGGCTTCCACTGCAGGGAGAAGCCGCGGGAGAACGGTTTAAGAGTAGCAGTAGTAGGCGCTGGGCCAGCAGGGCTCTCCGCAGCAGGATACCTAGCCTGCAACGGGTACAGTATCGACGTCTACGATAAGCTACCCGTGCCGGGAGGACTAATAGTGCACGCTATACCCCCCTGGAGGATACCCGTGGAGAGAGTCCTCGGAGGAATCAAGGATCTCGAGGAGAGACTCGGCGTCAAGTTCATTACTAAGGTGAAAGTCTACTCAGGCAGCGAGCCCAGGCGGGATGAAGGCGACGAGTTCGCTGAGAGAACAGTAGGCTTAGAGGAGATAGTAGACAACTACGACCTCGTCTTGATCTCAACTGGCACATGGCTCTCCAAGATCCCCAGGATCCCGGGGTCCAGTGCCAGAGGTGTTGAAAGCGCGCTCTCATACGTGCATAAATTCAAGCTGTACGAGCTGGGGTTAATCAACCATAAGCCTGAAGCCGGCAGGAGAGTCCTAGTGGTGGGTGGAGGATACAGTGCTATAGATGCAGCAGAATGGGCCTTGAGAAGTAAGGCGGAGGTCTACGTGGCTTACAGGAGAACCCTGAGAGAAGCCCCGGCTGGAGTATACGAGATGGAGAGAATTAGGAGAATGGGAGCTGAGATCATAGAGCTCGCCTCACCCATCGAAGTCATCGTGGAGAAAGACTCCGTGAAAGCTGTTAAACTCCAGAGAATGCAGCTAGGCCCCCCTGATGAAACAGGGCGCCCCAAGCCCATACCAGTGCCTGGAAGCGAGTTCACTATTGAAGCAGACGTAGTAGTCTTCGCGACAGGTGAATCACCTACACCACCCCTCCAGCAGGCAGTAGACTACATGAACAAGCTGGGAGTCAAGCTGGATAAAGATGGAAGAATAATCGTGGATGAGATGATGCGGACAGGAAACCCGAAGATATTTGCTGCTGGAGACGTGGTCACAGGGCCCTCGAAGATAGGGCCTGCAATCAAGAGCGGGCTCTACGCAGCCCGCTTCATGCACAACTTAACCCAGGTGAAGAAGGCTATAGCCGTAGAGAGGTGACCCGCTATCTCGAACCCAGGTAGGTACTTAAGAGTCATAGACCTCGGAGCATGCATCGGCTGCGGGGCATGCGAGGCTGTATGCGACTTCCTCCACGATGGGCGCTCGAACATTAAGGTGTACAGGACGAGCATCGGCCTCGAGATCCCGGTTTCATGCATGCACTGCGCGAAAGCCCCCTGCATAGACGTCTGCCCGACGAAAGCCATGAGTAGAGACAGAGACGGCGCAGTCTACATTGAAGCAAGCAAGTGTATAGGCTGCATGGCCTGCCTCTACGCCTGCCCCTTCGGCATCCCCGAGCTAGACGACACGCTTAAAGTAGCCGTGAAGTGCGATCTATGCTCAGCTCTAAGGAAAGCAGGGTTAGAGCCAGCGTGCAGCTCTATATGTCCTGCTGGAGCAATAGTGTACGGTGAGAAAGCCTTAGTCTTCGATAGAATCAAGGAGAGAACAGCTGAAGTAATAGCTGGAGCTAGATTCGAAGCCTTCAGGTGAACCCGTTGAACCCGTGCAGCCTCCACCAGAACCCTCCACCCAGTGTAGAAGGCTCCCCCAGCTTACCCTGTAAACCCCTGGGTAGCTGTCAAGCCGGCGTGGAGAGCAGCGTGGTGTCAGATAATTGAACATCATTCACGTAGCCCTCACGGGACTCACATTCCTCCTCACGCTAACCGGCTCGCTGCCGGCAGGCAGAGGCGCCACGCTAGGTAGAATTCTAAGAGTAACAGGGTTTCTCACACCCCTCATCGATGTATTCTTGAATAGTAGTGGTGCACTGGGATTCCAGGTATTTTTCGTGGCGCTTGCATCCATGGTTGCTGTAGCTGTGACACTACACTCTGAAGGATACTATAAGGCTGCAGGAATCCAAGCCCTCCGCAAGCAGCTGCTCTTCAACACCATGCTGTCATCCACCCTCTTAGTATTTAATGCTAGAACTCTAGGCGAGCTTACAGTAGGATTACTCCTCCTAGACACGCTGGCAATCATTGCTACTATTAGTGGAGGAAGCAGGGCACGCGCAGCAGCCTTACTCTACGCTGTGCTCAACATGACGCCTTCAATCATAGCATTAATCTCAGCATGGACGTGCATAGGGGTTGAGGGATCCCTGACAACAGGTTTCTCGGAGCTCAGCCAAGTCTCCACGCCCCAGCTGGCAGCAGTAGCACTACTAGCCGGCTTTACTGCTAGACTAGGGCTCGCGCCCTTCCATGCATGGCTACCCATAGTAGACGAAGAGATCCCTGAGCACGCGTCAGCAGTCCTGAGCAGCCTGGTAGTGAAGACAGGGGTTTTCAGCCTCCTCCTAGCTTCATCGGTATTCGAGCTGAGTGGTATCCTCTACTACGTTATCCTAGTGCAGAGTGCGGCTACAGCGCTCTACGGGGGTTTAAAGGCTGCTCTCCAAAGGAATATAAGAGAGGTTCTAGCTTACAGCACACTCAGCCATACTGGAGTAATAGGCGTGCTCTACTCGCTTACAATGCTCCATGGAGGAGGGCTCCTCGAGCTCACACTATACTTCTACGTAGTCTACCATGGACTCGTGAAAGCCCATGCATTCATGAATACCGCTCTAGTAGGCAGGCTAGCCGGCACCCTAGACGTCTACAAGCTAGGCTACCTCGGCGGCTCATGCCCCATCCTCCTCGCACCTGCTCTCACAGTATTCTTGAATCTCGCTGGGATCCCGCCTTCATACGGCTTCCCAATGAAGCTTACACCACTCGTAGCAGTAGTAATGCTGGCGCCAGCACAGGGGCCAGCGTTCACGGCAGCCGGGGTAGTGCTTGCTGCTTCCTCAGCTCTATCAATACTCTACAGTGCTAGATTCATTGCATGCTACACCGGGGGGTACAGGAGGATGCTGAAGCCTCCTGCAGTTGTAACGAGAGAAGAGCTGGCTTCAGAATACTATCTAGCCTCAGCCACGCTAATCCTACCGCTACTCTACATAGCTGTAGCTTCACCATGCATGCCCCTCCAGCTAGCAGTAGTATTGATCGCGCTTGAATCCCTGACACTCCCATTATACGCTACACTAGTTCTCAGAAGACAAGGGCTTCAAGCCTGGAGGGGTGAGTGCTGGCTGGCAGGTGCTAGGTGATGGAGGATATAGGGATAGCTACGCGTGCAGGGGTGGTCTAAGTGAATCCTGCTCTCCCGCTGATAATACTATCCTCAGTGCTCACCGCGCTACTCCTTCCAGTACTCTACGATGGAGTTGAGAGGAAAATTAAAGCCCGCCTACAGGGCAGGATCGGCCCGCCAGTACACCAGACTCTACTGGATTTAAGGAAGCTTCTCTCAAAGGAGACAGTTGAATTCCCCTGCCGCCACCTCGTGTTATACGCTACATCCACCACTATAGTACTAGAGCTGGCTGTCACAGTACTCCTCAATCTAGTGCTTGCAGGCTTGTACGTAGAAGTATTAATTCCTGTAGCTGTAGCCTTAATAGCTGCTATTCAAGCCGCCAGCGTGTCAGCATCATTCCTAACACCTAACCCGTACTCTCAGATAGGGGGGAGAAGGGAGGCTGCGCTCGCCGCAGTAAACGAGACAGCATTGATCACAGGGCTAGTACTCTACTACTATGAGCTACTGAATCCAAGCAGAGGGCACTGGCTGGCGGTAATCTCCATACTAGCCCTCGTAGCTATAGCAGCCTATGTTTCATCTGGTAGAACCCCGTTTGATGTAAGTGAAGCCGAAGTCGAGCTAGCTTCAGGAGTACTCGTAGAGCTTAGTGGTAGAGTACTAGCCTTGCAATTATACTCCATATACTTGAAGAGGTATATTGCATCAATGCT
This genomic window contains:
- a CDS encoding 4Fe-4S binding protein, which codes for MSNPGRYLRVIDLGACIGCGACEAVCDFLHDGRSNIKVYRTSIGLEIPVSCMHCAKAPCIDVCPTKAMSRDRDGAVYIEASKCIGCMACLYACPFGIPELDDTLKVAVKCDLCSALRKAGLEPACSSICPAGAIVYGEKALVFDRIKERTAEVIAGARFEAFR
- a CDS encoding proton-conducting transporter membrane subunit; translated protein: MNIIHVALTGLTFLLTLTGSLPAGRGATLGRILRVTGFLTPLIDVFLNSSGALGFQVFFVALASMVAVAVTLHSEGYYKAAGIQALRKQLLFNTMLSSTLLVFNARTLGELTVGLLLLDTLAIIATISGGSRARAAALLYAVLNMTPSIIALISAWTCIGVEGSLTTGFSELSQVSTPQLAAVALLAGFTARLGLAPFHAWLPIVDEEIPEHASAVLSSLVVKTGVFSLLLASSVFELSGILYYVILVQSAATALYGGLKAALQRNIREVLAYSTLSHTGVIGVLYSLTMLHGGGLLELTLYFYVVYHGLVKAHAFMNTALVGRLAGTLDVYKLGYLGGSCPILLAPALTVFLNLAGIPPSYGFPMKLTPLVAVVMLAPAQGPAFTAAGVVLAASSALSILYSARFIACYTGGYRRMLKPPAVVTREELASEYYLASATLILPLLYIAVASPCMPLQLAVVLIALESLTLPLYATLVLRRQGLQAWRGECWLAGAR
- a CDS encoding FAD-dependent oxidoreductase; the encoded protein is MDRALDIDIEVAIIADYMNFGFHCREKPRENGLRVAVVGAGPAGLSAAGYLACNGYSIDVYDKLPVPGGLIVHAIPPWRIPVERVLGGIKDLEERLGVKFITKVKVYSGSEPRRDEGDEFAERTVGLEEIVDNYDLVLISTGTWLSKIPRIPGSSARGVESALSYVHKFKLYELGLINHKPEAGRRVLVVGGGYSAIDAAEWALRSKAEVYVAYRRTLREAPAGVYEMERIRRMGAEIIELASPIEVIVEKDSVKAVKLQRMQLGPPDETGRPKPIPVPGSEFTIEADVVVFATGESPTPPLQQAVDYMNKLGVKLDKDGRIIVDEMMRTGNPKIFAAGDVVTGPSKIGPAIKSGLYAARFMHNLTQVKKAIAVER
- a CDS encoding NADH-quinone oxidoreductase subunit H, producing the protein MNPALPLIILSSVLTALLLPVLYDGVERKIKARLQGRIGPPVHQTLLDLRKLLSKETVEFPCRHLVLYATSTTIVLELAVTVLLNLVLAGLYVEVLIPVAVALIAAIQAASVSASFLTPNPYSQIGGRREAALAAVNETALITGLVLYYYELLNPSRGHWLAVISILALVAIAAYVSSGRTPFDVSEAEVELASGVLVELSGRVLALQLYSIYLKRYIASMLPAAIVLLSLQAPGAVRLLAGYASTLAFWVLYSTTSVFSGRSRVDLTLRLLPKIYLPLILLAVIEMVAT
- a CDS encoding phosphoglycolate phosphatase, whose protein sequence is MFTDVDGTLTVDRGSYLISLEAVDALRRVAERGVLVSLVSSNALPVVVGLSRYMGLNGPVIAESGALVYYDEWGLVELADKSARYVYHDILERFSEFVEDSWQNRFRLYDFALRIRGEHRGRAAVLAEELKEYVEFNFSGFTVDYSGYALHVHSKSVSKGVAVDYVLRRLGVSSEEALGVGDSVMDLDFIKRLGFKAAVGGSDRELVEACNIRAASPGGRGLVEILRKVFEEWF
- a CDS encoding HAD family hydrolase, with translation MVHPALLGVKLVLFDLDGTLVDSEDFIVWSFTEAGRLTGIQVDPELVREMIGYPLESLVRVILGGVSEEKLREFTEVRRRLVSENWFKRVRVYPDVPPVLEYLSSNGFTLGVASSSVRERLELFLEYFGLTRFFKTISGVEPGVRGKPEPDVLLRALKATGVDSSEAVYIGDRIVDCIAAKRARVRSVLVDRGWLKNKGECTPDYTIPSLLALINN